TTTAAAATAGTTGGGGAAATGTTGTTTTAAGTTCCAAGAGAGCGGGAAGAGGGTCTATCTTCAGGCACTAGGAtattaaaacattttcctTCAATATTAGTCCATTTCTATTGGATGCTCAGCTGGGAAGGGGTTTTCCTTTCAGCTGGCATTGAGGTGGACTGACAAAAGGTTCTATATGATGGAGTGGTGGGTGGATGTTGATTTTAAACTTTATTAAGGTTCGCATATTCAAGCCAATGCCCTTAAGAGGAATAGCAAATCATGGGCTTTAGTTTGGTCCTATTGAATACCACAACGACGTGTGAAATCATCGCTGCAGTTTTAGTTTAGGACGGAGAAGGAGGATAACCATCTCGTGGATCTTTTGGTGTGGCTTACAAATGTTGTTTTAAGTTCCAAGAGAGCGGGAAGAGGGGATATGGTTCTTCAAGCACTAGGATATTAAAACCGTTTCCTTCGAGTCCATTTTTAGTGGATGCGCAGCTGGGAAGGGGTTTTCCTTTCAGCTGGCATTGAGGTGGACTGACAAAAGGTTCTATATGATGGAGTGGTGGGTGGATGTTGATTTTAAACTTTATTAAGGTTCGCATATTCAAGCCAATGCCCTTAAGAGGAATAGCAAATCATGGGCTTTAGTTTGGTCCTATTGAATACCACAACGACGTGTGAAATCATCGCTGCAGTTTTAGTTTAGGACGGAGAAGGAGGATAACCATCTCGTGGATCTTTTGGTGTGGCTTACAAATGTTGTTTTAAGTTCCAAGAGAGCGGGAAGAGGGGATATGTATCTTCAAGCACTAGGATATTAAAACCGTTTCCTTTGAGTCCATTTTTAGTGGATGCGCAGCTGGGAAGGGGTTTTCCTTTCAGCTGGCATTGAGGTGGACTGAATGTGGTTCTCCCAAGTTCAGACAAGTGTAGTTTTAAGTTCCAAGAGAGCAGGAAGAGAGGCTTATCTTCAGGCACTAGGATATTAAAACTCTGATTTAATATAAGtccattaaatatatttatgcttCGGACAGTCTGGGCTACGACTGTCCAGCATTGAGGAGGACTGGAGGCATATCCGAATTGGTTGCAGGTGTAGTTTTAAGTTCCAAGAGAGCAAGATGAGGGGATATGTATCGTCAAGCACTAGGATATTAAAACTTGTGGGTTACTCTGCGTACTCATTCTACCCATGTCCAGGTGGGGAGTCGCTGAACACAGTTTAGCATGAGACGGTGGAAGGGGATCTGGGATCTGGATATGGCTATGGCGAAAAATTACCTGCAGAGGATTCTCGCCAGTCAGCAGATGAATGATCTCGAACGAGTGCTTGACGATGCGGCAGGCCATCAGCTTCTTGCCGTTGTTGCGGCCCTTCATCATCAGGGAGCAGGTCAGGCGCTCCACAATGGGGCACTGGGCCTTGCGGAAACGCTTGGCGGCATAGCGGCCAGCCGAGTGGGGAAGGTAGCGAGCGAACTTCTCCTTGACCGAGATGTAGTCCTGCAGCGAGATGTCGTTGACAGTCACATCGTCGCACGACCAGCGTCCGAAGAGCTTGATCTCCGGCAGCTCAGTGGTGGACACCACATTTGTTTCCAGAATGGTCTCGGCCGCCTCGGCTTCCACAGGTGCCGCCGGCTCCTCGAAGGTTTCCACCACGTTTTCAGCAACTTCGGCCATGCTGCAAGTGTGGGAAGATCataaaaagagagcaaaatgTTAGCCCGTTTCTGCTTGAGAATGCCAAtgactgcacacacacacacacgcgcgcgcGCATTtgatgctgcttctgctgttgttgttgttgatttgtGACTTTATTAAGGTAAATATCTTCAAGGCGATATCCTTAAGAGGAATAGTTAACCATGGATGTTACTTTGGTCCAATTGAATACCACAGCGACTTCAAAATCATCGctatagttttagtttaggacgtgcaggaaacaaaaaaatacaaaaaaaaagatgaaagaAACCAACACGTGTGAcgcacacatatacacacacacaaacaaaaagccGCCCGTATTTAACCTCATTTTTCGAACAATGCATTTTTATTCATACGTCCGACAAATAATGCACAAAACCCTCTATGTTCACAGTTAGCCATCACGTTTAGCATTCCTTTGGTTATAATTTACTGTTTATACACAGATTTTTTTAGCAAAATTTCTTACTTTTTCACAGAAGAAATCGAGATACGATGTCAGCGCAAAGGCAAACGCCTGAAAAAGAACATGTTTCGGCAGTGTGGGGCAATGCCAGCGAAAATCATTTCCGCCATTGCCTACATGGTTGTATTTCACATGCAGGGCTGCCTAAAATAGCGAATATCGATACATGTTTTGTGTGCGGATTTTGCGAGAGTTAGCCCTCTGTtgcttaattaaattgtttttggctttATTAAGTACAAAATTGGATTTTCTGTTATGTAACAGTGCAACACGAATGTGATTGTTTCATTATACttgctatttttatttatcaatatttaatacatatatcgatACTAATTTTCTGTAACGATATTGGTTGTTTAGATAGTTGCCAGTCACCGTGTAGGTACCATTTTTGAATACACATTTATTTGTCATTCACAGTGAGTACCGCGATTTTTCTCGAATGCTCAAAAGTGTCATCACTAataggcaacaacaacaacaacatgttTGTTGCTCGAAATCACCGCAAATATTGTATTTCGAAAAGTTAATAAGCTATATTCCATTGCAAGCGGCGAGGCAACATGACAACCGACGAGAGCATTATGGAGGAAATGCTGGGTAAATGAAATTGCGAAATTGTTCACCTTCCACACTCTCCTGACATAGCTCGCCGACGCATAAAATCTACATATAACTCTACTCCTTCCTGCCTCTTTCACTCCTCCTCCAATAACAGACCGAGCAACAAATCCGGCTAAGAAAAGAGTCGACGAGCTGGGCGTTCAAATGTTCTGCATTGTGGTAAAAAGTCATGTGCAGCTGGTGCACAAGGCTCAGGAGATGATTGTGGCCAAAGTGCGGTCAGCAAACGTAACCGAAGCAACGCGAGCCATTTCGGTGAGTGGGGTGGGTGGTTAacggggctgtggctgggactGTGTGAAAAATTGCCTAGACAAAagcccccacacacaaacacacacacacacatacacagccaTTCAGTCATACAGTGGGGCCCATAAAGTTGgcaaacacatacatacatgcatgtgTACGAACGCACTTGTGTGGCTGCGTTCGGCTCAAATATGTTATCAAATTATGTGCAGATGTATAtgttataaaaatgtattgcCAGGgcgagacagggacagggacagggccaggcacaggcacaggaacCCAAACAAGATTTTTGGCCAAAGTAACattagatatgtatgtatgtacaaaccATTTCCAGCTGCTGGAAGAATGCATGACTCAGTGCGGCGAAGAGTTCCAGGACGAGGCCGGAAAGTTTCGCTTCCTCAATGAACTGATCCGGCTGGTGTCGAAAAAGTACAAGGGAGCCGAAACGCCGCACGAGGTGAAGCAGCGGATTATGGagtgcctgctgctgtggaCCACAGAGTTTCCGCAGCGTCAGAAAATACGCGATGCCTACGACATGCTGCGTAAGGAGGGCGACATCGAGCATGGCCAGACAGAGGCGCCGTTGGCCAATCGCGAGAGCGTTCTGGGAACCATCGACGAGGCCCGGTTCGCCCAGCTGGTCAAGAGCAACAATCCAGAAAACTACAAGCGGGCCAATCTTCTGCTGCAGTATCGCATAGCACAGGAGGCGCGACGAAACGAACTTCTGTCCCAGCATCGTCTTGGGCTCAACGAGGTCCTGGAGACCATGCAGCTGCTCAACCAAATGCTGGACACCTATGATCCCTCCAACAAGGATGTCAGCGAGACAATAAAAGACCTCTACAATATCTGCAAGAAGCACAAGCCGATCTTCCAGCATATGACGCAACTGTTGGATGAATCCGATGCCCAGCTCATAGGTAAGTTCTGCTGCAGTCTTGGTGGATCTGTCTCTcaatctgtctctctctgcagCTGACACATTGGATGCCAATGGGGCCCTCCTGGTCACAATGCAACGCTATAAGCAGCTGGTTCCCTCGCCAACTGAACCTGCACCTGGCCTGACCACGACAGCATCAAcatccacagcaacagcaacatcaacagcaacagcagcaaaagacAAAAGTTCCAATAACGATTTGCTAATCAACGAACTGCTGGGCGATCTCCTCATTGGGAGCAGTGAAAacggagcaggagcagaaccagAAGCTTCATCTGGACTTGGAGACGTTGCAAAATCAAACACTTTCACGGCTCCTGCTTCAACCGATCCTCTGGCTGATCTGAGTGACATCTTCAGTAGCGCACTGGCCGAAAGCGAGTCCAAAAAATCGACTGATAAATCATTCCAACATGCCAGCTcaggtggcggcggcggcatgcTGGAGCCTGAGGTGCTTAGTCCGAGCACAGCCAGCGATGGCCTggccaatggcagctccagTTCCGACTCCTCGCGAAAACCCGGGTCGGCCAGGAAAATGCCTCAGATTGATATGCTGAGCGAGGAGCTATTCCAGAAGATATTGCCCAGCCAGGAGAGGATGAGCAGCTTCAAGCGGGATCCAGAAAAGGTAACCCTCAACGACATGGCCAAAGAGAGGATGCAGGTGAAGCCACCCGAGatggcacagacacagacacagacgccAGCAAAGCCAGTACCAGCGCCAGAGGTacctacagcagcagcagagcctgTCGATGATGTTCCTTTGCTAAGCAATGCTCCCGTTAACGATGAGCAGGAGCCGCAGGTCGAACCACAGCCGCCCACGCAAAAACATCTCAGCGAGATCAGCATCGAACTAGACAATATCCAGGCCACCGGGGAGCAGCGCGTGGTGCTCGACGATGATGACATGCAGCTCAGCTTAAACTTTACCAGCGATCGTCCAGGCCATCGTGTCTCGGTGATTGTGATATCGGCCCAGAACAAGAGCCGTCAGCCAGTCCGGGACTTCCACTTCGAGGCGAGTGTCAAAAAGGTGGGCATGAGCATGATCTCAATAGTAAACCCGTCTGATTCCACATTCACTTGTTGCTTTCCTTCATTTCCAGCCATGCAAGGTGCGTCTGCTGCCGCCCACGGAAAGCGCGATGCCACCACACAAGCCCTTTCGTCCAGCCACGCCCATCAATcaggtgatgctgctgctcaatCCCACCGGCAAGGCCGTGGACGTGACCTGCATCGTGGGCTACAAGCTGGGCGACGATCCCGATCCCATCAAAGAGTCAATTGTGGCCCAAGGCATTGCCTACGTGGACTAAACttggggaaaaaaaaaacttaaaacaCCCGCCCATAAAAAAACCATcacaatacaaaacaaaaaagacatCATAACAAAAAGTCAATTCCCCGCAAGGCTATTGCTTTCCCTGCGGCTCCTTTTGTGGGCGAACTCCTTCCCTCCCCCTCCGTTAATATTATTTTCGGTTtctatatgtatttgtatatttattaggGTTTTATTCAAAATTACATTTCGCATAAACGATTTAGTTTAGTCGTAATTCAATACaataatgatatatgtatatcaaaggtttatttataaattatgaaaaagtCGCTACAAAAGCCAAGCGCTCATTTTCAGAGGTAGTTTAACAATTAGTTATTTTTTCTCaatttatgttgtttttgtttttgtgaaCTGTCCGATCCTCTGTCGTTGAATTGAATTGCTGTTCTCTTGCTGATTGAGGGAGGAGGGGGCGATCGGGATGCCCCCCCCCTCAGATTCGATTGGATGAATTTTCAGTTCTGGTTGATGATGGAATCGCTGTGTTCTTATCTACGTTAACTGCCTCCAAAAATTGCCAAATTATTTGCCAGAGCCTAAGAGTTGCCTTTCAATGCCTGCCCATTGTCGATTGTCTCTCGTTGGGATCTCACTGGGAATTCGGATTcgggttttggtttcggtttgggTTTGAGTATAGTCTGTATAATTGGTGGGTGAATCcacaaataaattcaaattccgTCTTAAAAAGCACCGAAAAAAGGTTTCAAAGAActttggaaatattttgtgtCTTAAAAACTAAACTCCAGATTGAGCAAGAGGACCTGAACACCAAAGAAAGACTGGATAAAGATCCTCCAGATTATCGTTAACCATATACTAAATGCAATAAACTGTATGAATATTTAAGGAGAGACTACCAATATTCCCAAACAGGACCACAAAAGAGATGTACATTGTTCTTCGCGGGGAGACAATCAAAACGGATGGCTTCTTAACTGTGACACAGTCACAGAAAGCTTACGATCTAGATTAATGATGCTATCAGCTAATGATTAACCTTTCTTATAATCTCATCCTTGAAGGACAGGGCAGTGATGGCCTTAGTATGGCCGGTGTATTCCCGCGTGGGAGTCTTTGTTTCCAGCTTCCACAGACGAGCCACTCCGTCTGAGGAGGCGGTGAAGAGCCACTTTGAGTCTGCACTGAAGGCGGCATCCCACACCCAGTAGTTCTCAATGCAAAGCTCGCGCCACTTGCTGAAGTCTGAGGTCTTCCAGAGGCACGCCGTCCCATCGCCGGAGGTGGTCAGCAGTAGGCGCGAGTCGGGGCTAAACTTGCAGCGCAAGATGTACCGGGTATGTGCCTGGATCTTCTTTGTGGGCCGCATAGTGCTCATCTTTTGGTCGGGGCTGCTGCACAGCGACCAGATGTAGCAGTTGCCCTTGTTGTTGGCCGCCGCTAGATAGTGTCCGTCGGGCGAGATGGCCACGTCCTGGATTGAGGCATCCACCTCGGGCACGATGCATTCGTGCTTTTCTGACTTGACATCCCACAGGAAGACGTTGCCGTTCTGGGAGCCCATGCCGATCTCCACCTGGTTGGGGTGCAAACAGGCGGCATTCACTGGGGACTCGCAGTCGAACACCCGCGAGCAGTGGGGCGGGGCCGAGATCATAT
The sequence above is a segment of the Drosophila pseudoobscura strain MV-25-SWS-2005 chromosome X, UCI_Dpse_MV25, whole genome shotgun sequence genome. Coding sequences within it:
- the RpS5a gene encoding 40S ribosomal protein S5a is translated as MAEVAENVVETFEEPAAPVEAEAAETILETNVVSTTELPEIKLFGRWSCDDVTVNDISLQDYISVKEKFARYLPHSAGRYAAKRFRKAQCPIVERLTCSLMMKGRNNGKKLMACRIVKHSFEIIHLLTGENPLQILVSAIINSGPREDSTRIGRAGTVRRQAVDVSPLRRVNQAIWLLCTGAREAAFRNIKTIAECLADELINAAKGSSNSYAIKKKDELERVAKSNR
- the Lst8 gene encoding protein LST8 homolog, giving the protein MEAMGDQLILATGGYDHTIKVWQAHTGNCIKTMRFVETSQVNALDRTPDKTRLAACGYQCIRLYDLESNCTAPVINFDGVQKNVTRLGFQEDGNWMFTAGEDHHVRIWDMISAPPHCSRVFDCESPVNAACLHPNQVEIGMGSQNGNVFLWDVKSEKHECIVPEVDASIQDVAISPDGHYLAAANNKGNCYIWSLCSSPDQKMSTMRPTKKIQAHTRYILRCKFSPDSRLLLTTSGDGTACLWKTSDFSKWRELCIENYWVWDAAFSADSKWLFTASSDGVARLWKLETKTPTREYTGHTKAITALSFKDEIIRKVNH
- the Gga gene encoding ADP-ribosylation factor-binding protein GGA1 isoform X1, with the translated sequence MTTDESIMEEMLDRATNPAKKRVDELGVQMFCIVVKSHVQLVHKAQEMIVAKVRSANVTEATRAISGETGTGTGPGTGTGTQTRFLAKVTLDMYVCTNHFQLLEECMTQCGEEFQDEAGKFRFLNELIRLVSKKYKGAETPHEVKQRIMECLLLWTTEFPQRQKIRDAYDMLRKEGDIEHGQTEAPLANRESVLGTIDEARFAQLVKSNNPENYKRANLLLQYRIAQEARRNELLSQHRLGLNEVLETMQLLNQMLDTYDPSNKDVSETIKDLYNICKKHKPIFQHMTQLLDESDAQLIADTLDANGALLVTMQRYKQLVPSPTEPAPGLTTTASTSTATATSTATAAKDKSSNNDLLINELLGDLLIGSSENGAGAEPEASSGLGDVAKSNTFTAPASTDPLADLSDIFSSALAESESKKSTDKSFQHASSGGGGGMLEPEVLSPSTASDGLANGSSSSDSSRKPGSARKMPQIDMLSEELFQKILPSQERMSSFKRDPEKVTLNDMAKERMQVKPPEMAQTQTQTPAKPVPAPEVPTAAAEPVDDVPLLSNAPVNDEQEPQVEPQPPTQKHLSEISIELDNIQATGEQRVVLDDDDMQLSLNFTSDRPGHRVSVIVISAQNKSRQPVRDFHFEASVKKPCKVRLLPPTESAMPPHKPFRPATPINQVMLLLNPTGKAVDVTCIVGYKLGDDPDPIKESIVAQGIAYVD
- the Gga gene encoding ADP-ribosylation factor-binding protein GGA1 isoform X2, translating into MTTDESIMEEMLDRATNPAKKRVDELGVQMFCIVVKSHVQLVHKAQEMIVAKVRSANVTEATRAISLLEECMTQCGEEFQDEAGKFRFLNELIRLVSKKYKGAETPHEVKQRIMECLLLWTTEFPQRQKIRDAYDMLRKEGDIEHGQTEAPLANRESVLGTIDEARFAQLVKSNNPENYKRANLLLQYRIAQEARRNELLSQHRLGLNEVLETMQLLNQMLDTYDPSNKDVSETIKDLYNICKKHKPIFQHMTQLLDESDAQLIADTLDANGALLVTMQRYKQLVPSPTEPAPGLTTTASTSTATATSTATAAKDKSSNNDLLINELLGDLLIGSSENGAGAEPEASSGLGDVAKSNTFTAPASTDPLADLSDIFSSALAESESKKSTDKSFQHASSGGGGGMLEPEVLSPSTASDGLANGSSSSDSSRKPGSARKMPQIDMLSEELFQKILPSQERMSSFKRDPEKVTLNDMAKERMQVKPPEMAQTQTQTPAKPVPAPEVPTAAAEPVDDVPLLSNAPVNDEQEPQVEPQPPTQKHLSEISIELDNIQATGEQRVVLDDDDMQLSLNFTSDRPGHRVSVIVISAQNKSRQPVRDFHFEASVKKPCKVRLLPPTESAMPPHKPFRPATPINQVMLLLNPTGKAVDVTCIVGYKLGDDPDPIKESIVAQGIAYVD